The following are from one region of the Staphylococcus schleiferi genome:
- the cas9 gene encoding type II CRISPR RNA-guided endonuclease Cas9 (Cas9, originally named Csn1, is the large, multifunctional signature protein of type II CRISPR/Cas systems. It is well known even to general audiences because its RNA-guided endonuclease activity has made it a popular tool for custom editing of eukaryotic genomes.) codes for MKYFWIRKNLENIELLDEIAFILTLYQDPLSIKEALDQLQDLLTESEKEAIAHLNGYTGTHRLSLKCLHLLIEEMWQTSRNQMEVFTALNLKPQKFQLSKQKQIPKNMVEEFILSPVVKRSFIQSIEIVNTVIKKYGLPEEIVIELAREKNSEDRRKFLNRIQKENENTRKQVEEAIREYGNHNAKGLVEKIKLHHMQEGKCLYSLQNIPLDDLLRNPSHYEIDHIIPRSVSFDNSFNNKVLVKQEENSKKGNRTPYQYLNSNESALSYAQFKQHILNLSKSKERISKKKREYLLEERDINKFEIQKEFINRNLVDTRYATRELVQLLKSYFSANDLDVKIKTINGSFTNYLRKAWKFDKARNKGFKHHAEDALIIANVSYLFKQSKELKEANAILENNNLSLNRNKESKNLLSEQDFRKMFEIPKQVQDIKDYKDFKYSHRVDKKPNRQLINDSLYSTREVNEDHYIVQTVKDIYAKDNTKIKDLFLKTPEKLLMYKHDPQTFEKLMLVIKQYGEEKNPFAKYYEENGEYLTKYAKNEKGPTIKKLKYIGKKVGTHLDISKNFPGAERKVVQLSIKPFRFDVFHSKAGYHMITLTYMDIKKKEKHYQILKNEYQALKERYKVPSDAQFIGSFYYNDLISIDDELFRVIGVNNSTRNVVELNMIDINYKYYCDLMEIKKTPRIFKTIGKKTEKIEKYSTDVLGNQFKVKPSKSPQLIFKRGVL; via the coding sequence ATAAAATATTTTTGGATAAGAAAAAACTTAGAAAATATTGAATTATTAGATGAAATTGCATTTATTTTAACGCTTTATCAAGATCCATTAAGTATTAAAGAAGCTTTGGATCAACTACAGGATTTATTAACAGAGTCTGAAAAAGAAGCAATTGCACATTTGAATGGTTATACAGGGACTCATCGTTTATCGTTAAAATGTTTACATCTATTAATCGAAGAGATGTGGCAGACATCTCGAAACCAAATGGAGGTATTTACTGCTCTTAATCTTAAACCTCAAAAGTTTCAGCTTTCTAAACAGAAGCAAATTCCTAAAAACATGGTTGAAGAGTTCATTTTGTCACCTGTCGTAAAACGTTCTTTTATTCAATCAATTGAAATTGTAAATACCGTAATAAAAAAGTACGGACTGCCAGAAGAGATTGTTATTGAATTAGCTCGAGAGAAAAATAGTGAAGATCGAAGAAAGTTTTTAAACCGTATACAAAAAGAAAATGAGAATACAAGAAAACAAGTAGAGGAAGCGATTCGAGAATACGGAAATCACAATGCAAAAGGTTTAGTTGAAAAAATTAAATTGCATCACATGCAAGAAGGAAAATGCTTGTATTCTCTACAAAATATTCCATTAGATGATTTACTTAGAAATCCATCACATTATGAAATCGATCACATTATCCCGAGGTCAGTATCGTTTGATAACTCTTTTAATAATAAAGTTCTGGTAAAGCAAGAAGAAAATAGTAAAAAAGGAAACCGTACACCATATCAGTACTTAAACTCTAATGAAAGCGCTTTATCATATGCGCAATTTAAGCAACACATACTCAACCTAAGTAAATCTAAGGAGAGAATATCCAAGAAAAAGAGAGAGTATTTGTTAGAAGAACGTGACATTAATAAATTTGAAATTCAAAAAGAGTTTATTAATCGCAATTTGGTGGATACACGCTATGCAACAAGAGAGTTAGTGCAATTATTGAAATCTTACTTTAGTGCTAATGATTTAGACGTTAAAATTAAAACTATTAATGGAAGCTTTACAAATTATTTGAGAAAAGCTTGGAAGTTTGATAAAGCTCGAAATAAAGGATTTAAACATCATGCAGAAGATGCGTTAATTATTGCTAATGTAAGTTATTTATTCAAACAGTCTAAAGAACTTAAAGAAGCAAATGCTATCTTAGAAAATAATAATTTAAGTCTAAATAGAAATAAAGAGTCCAAGAATTTACTATCCGAACAAGACTTTCGCAAAATGTTTGAAATTCCTAAGCAAGTCCAAGACATTAAAGATTATAAAGACTTTAAATATTCACATCGAGTAGATAAGAAGCCAAATAGACAATTGATTAATGATAGTCTATATTCTACACGGGAAGTAAATGAAGACCATTATATTGTTCAAACCGTTAAAGATATATATGCCAAAGATAATACTAAAATTAAAGATTTATTTTTAAAAACGCCTGAGAAGTTACTTATGTATAAACATGATCCTCAAACTTTTGAAAAATTAATGCTAGTGATAAAACAATATGGAGAAGAGAAAAATCCGTTTGCCAAGTATTACGAAGAAAATGGTGAATACCTTACTAAATATGCTAAAAATGAAAAAGGCCCCACTATCAAAAAATTAAAGTATATTGGGAAAAAAGTAGGGACTCATCTAGATATAAGCAAAAATTTTCCGGGTGCAGAAAGAAAGGTTGTACAGCTCTCCATTAAGCCTTTTCGCTTCGATGTTTTTCACTCAAAAGCAGGCTATCATATGATTACTTTAACTTACATGGATATAAAGAAAAAAGAGAAGCATTATCAAATATTAAAAAATGAATATCAAGCATTGAAAGAAAGATATAAAGTACCTAGTGATGCTCAATTTATTGGTAGTTTTTATTATAATGACTTGATTTCTATTGATGATGAACTATTTAGAGTAATTGGAGTGAATAATTCTACAAGAAATGTGGTGGAATTAAATATGATTGATATTAATTATAAATACTATTGTGACTTAATGGAAATTAAAAAAACACCACGAATTTTTAAAACAATAGGTAAAAAAACTGAAAAGATTGAAAAATATTCAACTGACGTTTTAGGTAATCAATTTAAAGTTAAACCTTCAAAAAGTCCTCAACTTATCTTTAAAAGAGGTGTCCTATAA
- the cas9 gene encoding type II CRISPR RNA-guided endonuclease Cas9 (Cas9, originally named Csn1, is the large, multifunctional signature protein of type II CRISPR/Cas systems. It is well known even to general audiences because its RNA-guided endonuclease activity has made it a popular tool for custom editing of eukaryotic genomes.), whose product MKNSYILGLDVGIASVGYGLIHSDSKSVIDAGVRLFPEANVENNEGRRAKRGSRRLKRRRIHRLDRVKNLLAQYHLIIDDKIPKSTNPYLIRVKGLSSPLSKSELVIALLHLAKRRGIHNVHVVMDENESTNELSTKEQLKENAKQLENRYVCELQLDRLNEHYKVRGESNRFKTEDFVKEARQILTTQQNYHDIDDHFIEQYIHLLETRREYYEGPGKGSQYGWDGDLKQWYEKLIGRCTYFPEELRSVKYAYSADLFNALNDLNNLVIARDENEKLEYYEKYHIIENVFKQKKSPTLKQIAKEINVEESDIKGYRITKNGKPQFTSFKLYHDLNKIFLDKKKLRKY is encoded by the coding sequence TTGAAAAATAGTTATATTCTCGGTTTAGATGTTGGTATCGCATCAGTTGGATACGGTTTAATTCATAGTGATTCAAAATCAGTAATAGATGCTGGTGTGAGATTGTTTCCTGAAGCGAATGTTGAAAACAACGAGGGTAGAAGAGCTAAAAGGGGTTCAAGACGCTTAAAACGAAGAAGAATTCATAGATTAGATCGAGTTAAAAATTTATTAGCACAATACCATTTAATTATTGACGACAAAATTCCTAAGAGTACAAACCCATATCTAATCAGGGTTAAGGGATTATCATCACCATTATCTAAAAGTGAGCTTGTCATTGCACTATTACATTTGGCTAAAAGAAGAGGAATACATAATGTACATGTTGTGATGGACGAAAATGAAAGTACTAATGAACTATCGACAAAAGAGCAATTAAAAGAAAATGCAAAGCAGTTAGAAAATCGATATGTTTGTGAACTTCAATTAGATAGGTTAAATGAACATTATAAAGTAAGAGGGGAAAGTAACAGATTTAAGACGGAGGATTTTGTAAAAGAAGCAAGACAAATATTAACTACGCAACAAAATTATCATGACATTGATGATCATTTTATAGAACAGTACATACATTTATTAGAAACGAGAAGAGAATACTATGAGGGCCCAGGTAAAGGAAGTCAATACGGTTGGGATGGCGATTTGAAACAATGGTATGAAAAGTTAATTGGAAGATGTACCTACTTTCCAGAGGAATTAAGAAGTGTTAAGTACGCATATTCAGCAGATTTATTTAATGCATTAAATGATTTGAATAATTTAGTAATCGCAAGAGATGAAAATGAAAAGTTAGAATATTATGAAAAGTATCATATTATTGAAAATGTCTTCAAACAAAAGAAATCACCAACATTAAAACAAATTGCCAAAGAAATAAATGTTGAAGAATCTGATATTAAAGGATATAGAATTACCAAAAACGGGAAACCACAATTTACATCATTTAAGTTGTATCATGATTTAAATAAAATATTTTTGGATAAGAAAAAACTTAGAAAATATTGA